Proteins encoded together in one Streptomyces sp. TLI_171 window:
- a CDS encoding sensor histidine kinase, translating to MSENSTTRPEAPAQDSGFRHELYPYDGDAQFLDGAMSFINDAHAGSELVLVAVAEPKERMLRTELEGTEAAEGVTFLDTAALGRNPGRLIPAWRDWVSKAAEGNPVRGISESAWNEVSPAESSEFGYHEWLLNLAFAQSPAWWLLCPYDTAVLEPAAIESARRCHPLLLSEGAHGPNHSYLDEPFAFPALAPAVDTPQELFYQRGLLQAVRDHITACGTRHGLDGARLRELLIAASEVAANSIKHGGGRGVLRTWVEGADLICEFHDSGHLQDPLVGRLRPTVDQVGGRGLWLVQQLCDLVQIRSTAEAGTTIRLHTRLLG from the coding sequence GTGAGCGAGAACAGCACGACGCGCCCGGAAGCCCCCGCGCAGGACTCCGGTTTCCGGCACGAGCTGTACCCCTACGACGGGGACGCGCAGTTCCTCGACGGTGCGATGTCCTTCATCAACGACGCCCACGCCGGAAGCGAGCTGGTCCTGGTGGCGGTCGCGGAGCCGAAGGAGCGGATGCTGCGCACCGAACTGGAGGGTACGGAGGCCGCCGAAGGCGTGACCTTCCTGGACACCGCCGCCCTCGGCCGGAACCCCGGGCGGCTGATCCCCGCCTGGCGCGACTGGGTCTCCAAGGCTGCGGAGGGCAATCCGGTCCGCGGCATCAGCGAGTCCGCGTGGAACGAGGTCTCCCCGGCGGAGAGCAGCGAGTTCGGGTACCACGAGTGGCTGTTGAACCTCGCCTTCGCCCAGTCGCCCGCCTGGTGGCTGCTGTGTCCGTACGACACCGCCGTGCTGGAGCCCGCCGCGATCGAGTCGGCGCGGCGCTGCCACCCCCTGCTCCTCAGCGAAGGGGCCCACGGCCCCAACCACTCGTACCTCGACGAGCCGTTCGCCTTCCCCGCGCTCGCCCCCGCCGTCGACACGCCCCAGGAGCTCTTCTACCAGCGGGGGCTGCTCCAGGCGGTGCGCGACCACATCACCGCCTGCGGGACCCGGCACGGTCTGGACGGTGCCCGCCTGCGCGAACTGCTGATCGCCGCCTCCGAGGTGGCCGCCAACAGCATCAAGCACGGCGGCGGCCGGGGCGTCCTGCGAACCTGGGTGGAAGGCGCGGACCTGATCTGCGAGTTCCACGACTCCGGCCACCTCCAGGACCCGCTGGTCGGCCGGCTCCGGCCCACCGTGGACCAGGTCGGCGGTCGCGGGCTCTGGCTCGTCCAGCAGCTCTGCGACCTCGTTCAGATCCGCTCCACAGCGGAGGCCGGCACCACCATCCGGCTGCACACCAGGCTGCTCGGATAA
- a CDS encoding DUF4383 domain-containing protein translates to MDFRDELPVDHRLARVYRIGAGLCGVVLLVFGCLGLTDGLAFFSTTGERVAGLSSNGLLSLISIVTAVVLIAGAVVGGNTASTINIVVGTLFVLSGFVNLALLDSGANVLAFRIPNVIFSFVMGFVIATFGMYGRVSGNLPRDNPYWRHRHPETAQRLPAGEVHGPAPRPGIAGPAR, encoded by the coding sequence ATGGATTTCCGCGACGAGCTTCCTGTCGATCACCGTCTCGCACGGGTCTACCGGATCGGCGCCGGCCTGTGCGGCGTGGTGCTGCTGGTCTTCGGCTGCCTCGGCCTGACCGACGGTCTGGCCTTCTTCAGCACCACCGGCGAACGCGTGGCCGGGCTGTCCAGCAACGGACTGCTGAGCCTCATCTCGATCGTCACCGCGGTGGTCCTGATCGCCGGCGCCGTCGTCGGCGGCAACACCGCCTCGACGATCAACATCGTGGTGGGCACCCTGTTCGTCCTCAGCGGCTTCGTCAACCTGGCGCTGCTGGACTCGGGGGCCAACGTGCTGGCGTTCCGGATCCCCAACGTGATCTTCAGCTTCGTCATGGGCTTCGTCATCGCGACCTTCGGAATGTACGGCAGGGTCAGCGGGAACCTCCCGCGCGACAACCCCTACTGGCGGCACCGTCACCCCGAAACGGCACAGCGCCTGCCGGCCGGGGAGGTCCACGGTCCGGCCCCCCGCCCGGGGATCGCCGGTCCGGCGCGATGA
- a CDS encoding sigma-70 family RNA polymerase sigma factor, which yields MRSTSITLEGFPAHPEPSAAESLQELAARTARGDRDAYAHLYEALAPIVHGIALKVLRDSAQAEEVAQEALLELWRSAGAYRPERGSVRSWICTIAHRRAVDRVRSVRASSERERRVTREEPVRSESAADEAERILESARVRHALAGLSAAQREALVLAYYGGYSQSQIAAVLGVPLGTVKTRMRDGLLRLRTAFPAG from the coding sequence ATGCGATCCACCTCGATCACCCTCGAAGGATTCCCGGCCCACCCCGAGCCGTCCGCCGCGGAGTCGCTGCAGGAACTCGCGGCGCGGACGGCCCGCGGCGACCGGGACGCCTACGCCCACCTGTACGAGGCGCTCGCGCCGATCGTCCACGGCATCGCGCTGAAGGTCCTCCGGGACTCCGCCCAGGCCGAGGAAGTGGCGCAGGAGGCCCTCCTGGAGCTGTGGCGTTCCGCGGGCGCCTACCGTCCCGAGCGCGGATCCGTCCGCAGTTGGATCTGCACGATCGCCCATCGCCGGGCCGTCGACCGGGTGAGGTCGGTCCGCGCCTCCTCCGAGCGCGAGCGACGGGTCACCCGCGAGGAGCCGGTGAGATCGGAATCGGCCGCCGACGAGGCCGAACGGATCCTGGAGAGCGCCCGCGTCCGGCACGCCCTCGCCGGGCTGAGCGCCGCGCAGCGCGAAGCACTGGTCCTCGCCTACTACGGCGGCTACTCGCAGAGCCAGATCGCCGCCGTCCTCGGAGTCCCGCTGGGCACCGTCAAGACCCGGATGCGCGACGGGCTCCTGAGGCTCCGCACCGCGTTCCCCGCCGGATGA
- a CDS encoding glycosyltransferase, whose protein sequence is MTDVVVISPPFRSHAAPLSVLGGALGAAGARVTLACAPDFTDLAQRHGLAFAELTVTRNANSGVAERTAQGRAEADRLREFLDATREGAVPALLTQARHRAADMLADPDRILREIRDLDRTARPDWYLVDQLSYPVTLAMHCLGLPYATFCPGHPSYLPAGPEAYFGLPYAWPDPLRPAPEPLAELRTAVEANDRAFTEAFRRVCARHAPGMPPPARAFALCSPHAVVFNYLDLPWLPPAPAGPEHIYAGHCSAVSGTAGLDDSWQATVDRLTAGGRRLVLVAFGTFLSARSDVLATVAEAVLSRTDASVIVAAGDRVDELLRSPGLAHASPNRLRVAGVVPQLDLLGHTSVMVHHGGNNSFGECVAAGVPALALPFSSDQFAIAHDLERAGLGLAEDPNRLDVETAGSALRRLLTADRREHRTRRTEARAAGPEYAAERLLLAMQDVSRPPQTP, encoded by the coding sequence GTGACCGACGTCGTGGTGATCAGCCCGCCGTTCCGCTCCCACGCCGCGCCGCTGAGCGTGCTGGGCGGGGCACTGGGCGCCGCCGGCGCCCGGGTCACCCTCGCCTGCGCACCGGACTTCACCGACCTGGCACAGCGGCACGGTTTGGCGTTCGCCGAACTCACCGTCACCCGCAACGCCAACAGCGGCGTCGCCGAGCGGACGGCGCAGGGACGTGCCGAGGCGGATCGGCTCCGGGAGTTCCTGGATGCGACCCGCGAGGGCGCCGTCCCGGCCCTGCTCACCCAAGCGCGGCACCGGGCCGCGGACATGCTCGCCGACCCGGACCGCATTCTGCGCGAGATCCGCGACCTCGACCGGACCGCGCGCCCCGACTGGTACCTGGTGGACCAGCTCAGCTATCCGGTGACCCTCGCCATGCACTGCCTGGGACTGCCGTACGCGACGTTCTGCCCGGGCCACCCCAGCTACCTCCCCGCGGGGCCCGAAGCGTACTTCGGGCTTCCGTACGCCTGGCCGGACCCGCTCCGCCCCGCTCCGGAACCGCTCGCCGAACTGCGGACCGCCGTGGAAGCCAACGACCGGGCGTTCACCGAGGCGTTCCGTCGCGTGTGCGCGCGGCACGCGCCCGGAATGCCGCCGCCCGCGCGCGCCTTCGCGCTCTGCTCACCCCACGCGGTGGTGTTCAACTACCTCGACCTGCCGTGGCTCCCGCCCGCCCCCGCCGGCCCCGAGCACATCTACGCCGGGCACTGCTCCGCCGTGTCCGGGACCGCGGGCCTCGACGACTCCTGGCAGGCCACCGTCGACCGGCTGACCGCCGGCGGACGCCGACTGGTCCTGGTCGCGTTCGGCACCTTCCTGTCGGCCCGCTCGGACGTCCTCGCCACCGTCGCAGAAGCCGTTCTCTCCCGCACCGACGCCTCGGTGATCGTCGCGGCGGGCGACCGGGTGGACGAACTCCTCCGTTCTCCGGGGCTGGCCCACGCCTCGCCGAACCGCCTCCGCGTGGCCGGAGTGGTGCCCCAACTCGACCTCCTCGGGCACACCTCCGTGATGGTCCACCACGGCGGCAACAACTCGTTCGGTGAATGCGTCGCGGCAGGCGTGCCCGCGCTCGCGCTCCCGTTCTCCAGCGATCAGTTCGCCATCGCCCACGACCTGGAACGGGCCGGCCTGGGCCTCGCCGAGGACCCGAACCGACTGGACGTCGAGACCGCGGGCTCCGCCCTGCGCCGGTTGCTGACCGCGGACCGGCGCGAGCACCGGACCAGACGCACCGAGGCCCGCGCCGCGGGACCCGAGTACGCCGCGGAACGCCTGCTCCTCGCGATGCAGGACGTTTCGCGCCCGCCGCAGACCCCGTAG
- a CDS encoding glycosyltransferase family 4 protein, whose product MARETCSPSDPARAAAAQRDVVAECRRHWWDPGAPLPAGDDLLSVLARAEYGHGAARRAADGLGADDRSAAALRRAARLGAPGSPYGLVTAAGGPAAVRSALAEAWAESVAAGHRDRATAALRSRLVLPLPAAEAGCLLDLADSHRLRPLSAAECAARARSGDPQERHAALRYLSGVPDGWRVLPARPFAAADPYEQILLSAAWERADPGSAVGARFRRAVRGLPSRPATGLVVAQSMLTGRLREPGAGLSGGMSVLVAGLGAAMAATADVARVLTVVLMDVAELRHGQPLVEQLGTGHWVVKIPVYGGDPVDPASAPHHRPSVAWWAARLLGLPGAGPDVVHARFADDSSLALADAARRCGSRFVYTVTPDPHRVMADRHRGVPPAAHGEPASALRLDLHRIFLGDRLVDRADLLLAIPGRPGGPELSAHFPVLAGDGAPRLVSHPEGIPAFTPRSGDERDARALIRRLFRGGEHPDGLDPAARRMRLILSVGRLHPVKQQDRLVEAWLDSGLYRVTTLLLVGGSPAVASTPVEREMRDAIDKLLADRPDARRHLARWPALPNRQIRVLESALASGRWTGRAVYVCPSAKEEFGLAVLEAMDSGLPAAGPRRGGVPHYVRHGVNGFLLSTDSTPALAEGLAAVLGEQDGELGRIALEGRRSVGARFSASAMAEALVAEYRKLTDAVPRRRRNGGSAPPPYPRG is encoded by the coding sequence ATGGCTCGTGAGACCTGCAGCCCGTCCGACCCAGCCCGCGCCGCCGCGGCGCAGCGGGACGTGGTGGCCGAGTGCCGACGCCACTGGTGGGACCCCGGTGCGCCGCTCCCGGCCGGCGACGACCTCCTGTCGGTGCTCGCGAGGGCGGAGTACGGGCACGGAGCCGCCCGCCGCGCCGCCGACGGCCTTGGCGCCGACGATCGCTCGGCGGCCGCGCTGCGCCGGGCCGCCCGGCTCGGCGCCCCGGGCTCGCCGTACGGGCTGGTGACGGCCGCCGGCGGGCCGGCGGCCGTGCGCAGTGCGCTCGCCGAGGCCTGGGCGGAGTCCGTGGCCGCGGGCCACCGCGACCGTGCCACCGCTGCTCTGCGGAGTCGACTCGTCCTGCCGCTGCCCGCGGCGGAGGCCGGGTGTCTGCTCGACCTGGCGGACAGCCACCGCCTTCGCCCCTTGAGCGCCGCGGAGTGCGCCGCCCGGGCACGGAGCGGCGATCCGCAGGAGCGGCACGCGGCCCTGCGGTACCTCTCCGGGGTGCCCGACGGGTGGCGCGTCCTCCCGGCGCGCCCGTTCGCCGCGGCAGACCCGTACGAGCAGATCCTGCTGTCCGCGGCGTGGGAGCGCGCCGACCCGGGCTCGGCCGTCGGCGCCCGCTTCCGGCGAGCCGTCCGGGGCCTGCCCTCCCGGCCCGCGACCGGGCTGGTGGTCGCCCAGTCGATGCTGACCGGACGGCTGCGGGAGCCGGGAGCCGGTCTCAGCGGTGGAATGAGCGTCCTGGTCGCCGGACTCGGCGCGGCCATGGCGGCCACCGCGGACGTGGCGCGGGTGCTGACCGTCGTCCTGATGGACGTCGCCGAGCTCCGCCACGGACAACCCCTCGTCGAGCAACTCGGCACCGGTCATTGGGTGGTGAAGATCCCGGTGTACGGCGGCGACCCCGTCGACCCGGCTTCCGCGCCGCACCACCGTCCTTCCGTCGCCTGGTGGGCGGCCCGTCTTCTCGGCCTCCCCGGAGCGGGGCCGGACGTGGTGCACGCCCGCTTCGCGGACGACTCCTCGCTGGCGCTGGCCGACGCCGCACGGCGCTGCGGCTCCCGATTCGTGTACACCGTGACGCCCGATCCGCATCGCGTCATGGCCGACCGCCACCGCGGCGTGCCACCGGCAGCGCACGGCGAACCCGCCTCGGCCCTCCGCCTCGACCTGCACCGGATCTTCCTCGGCGACCGCCTGGTGGACCGGGCCGACCTGCTGCTCGCCATCCCCGGCCGTCCGGGCGGACCCGAGCTGTCCGCGCACTTCCCCGTGCTCGCCGGCGACGGCGCCCCCCGCCTGGTCTCGCACCCCGAGGGCATCCCAGCCTTCACCCCGCGCTCGGGGGACGAGAGGGACGCCCGCGCCCTGATCCGCCGGCTCTTCCGAGGCGGGGAGCACCCCGACGGCCTCGATCCCGCGGCACGCCGGATGCGGCTGATCCTGAGCGTCGGACGCCTGCACCCCGTCAAACAGCAGGACCGCCTGGTGGAGGCCTGGCTCGACTCCGGCCTGTACCGCGTCACCACGCTCCTGCTGGTCGGAGGATCGCCGGCGGTCGCCTCCACGCCCGTCGAGCGCGAGATGCGGGACGCCATCGACAAACTGCTCGCCGACCGGCCGGACGCCCGCCGGCACCTGGCGCGGTGGCCCGCCCTGCCGAACCGTCAGATCAGGGTCCTCGAGTCGGCCCTCGCATCCGGCCGTTGGACGGGCCGGGCCGTGTACGTCTGCCCCAGCGCCAAGGAGGAGTTCGGTCTCGCCGTGCTGGAGGCGATGGACTCGGGCCTTCCCGCCGCAGGACCTCGGCGCGGCGGCGTGCCGCACTACGTCCGCCACGGCGTCAACGGGTTCCTGCTCTCCACCGACTCCACCCCGGCGCTGGCGGAGGGGCTGGCCGCCGTGCTGGGGGAGCAGGACGGCGAGCTCGGGCGCATCGCCCTGGAGGGCCGGCGGAGCGTCGGCGCGCGGTTCTCCGCCTCCGCGATGGCGGAGGCCCTCGTCGCCGAGTACCGCAAGCTCACCGACGCCGTGCCACGGCGGCGCCGCAACGGGGGGTCGGCGCCACCGCCGTACCCCCGAGGTTGA
- a CDS encoding PRC domain containing protein has product MVRGIWDYESAEGYAAGDDLTGYRVEASDGRIGKVDKHSEDVGSSHLVVDTGPWIFGRTVLVPAGIINRVDHNDRSVWLDRTMEEIRNSPAFDPDASDSSDHHRAVGAYYLGTV; this is encoded by the coding sequence GTGGTTCGAGGAATCTGGGATTACGAGAGTGCGGAGGGGTACGCCGCGGGCGATGATCTGACGGGTTATCGGGTGGAGGCCTCGGACGGCCGGATCGGCAAGGTCGACAAGCACAGCGAGGACGTCGGCAGCTCCCACCTCGTGGTCGACACGGGTCCGTGGATCTTCGGCCGCACGGTCCTTGTCCCGGCGGGCATCATCAACCGGGTGGACCACAACGACAGGTCGGTGTGGCTGGACCGGACCATGGAGGAGATCCGGAACTCGCCCGCGTTCGATCCCGACGCGTCCGACAGCTCCGACCACCACCGGGCCGTCGGCGCCTACTACTTGGGAACCGTCTGA
- a CDS encoding SDR family oxidoreductase gives MDATDARLLVVGATGELGSRIAARAAQQGALVVPAGRDTERLAAIGRRLRAPRTLAFDAYDLERCTALAAEAAARLGGLDAVLVAVGSAAFARAEDSSAEIDEHLFTVNTLAPIAVLRGALRVLGDGGAVGAVTGIVVERPTATAGAYGASKSALAGWLDTVRVEQRRNRVTVLDARPPHLRTGFAERAVAGRPPRLPAGSDPGPWADAILDGLLGGASLVRPDPEDVGRPVVVGAARPVAG, from the coding sequence ATGGATGCCACGGATGCGCGGCTGCTGGTCGTCGGCGCCACCGGCGAGCTCGGCAGCCGGATCGCCGCCCGGGCGGCGCAGCAGGGAGCGCTGGTGGTTCCGGCGGGGCGTGACACCGAACGGCTGGCGGCGATCGGCCGCCGCCTCCGCGCCCCGCGGACACTCGCCTTCGACGCCTACGACCTGGAGCGCTGTACCGCTCTCGCAGCGGAGGCGGCCGCCCGCCTCGGTGGTCTGGACGCCGTCCTCGTCGCCGTCGGGTCCGCCGCCTTCGCGCGCGCCGAGGACTCCTCCGCCGAGATCGACGAGCACCTGTTCACCGTGAACACGCTCGCCCCGATCGCCGTCCTGCGCGGCGCCCTGCGGGTCCTGGGCGACGGCGGCGCGGTCGGCGCCGTCACGGGGATCGTCGTCGAGCGCCCCACCGCCACCGCGGGCGCGTACGGGGCGTCGAAGAGCGCGCTGGCCGGATGGCTGGACACCGTGCGGGTCGAGCAGCGGAGGAACCGGGTCACCGTTCTGGACGCGCGTCCTCCGCACCTCCGGACGGGGTTCGCCGAACGCGCCGTCGCCGGGCGGCCGCCGCGGCTGCCCGCGGGGAGCGACCCGGGGCCGTGGGCGGACGCCATCCTGGACGGCCTCCTCGGCGGCGCCTCGCTGGTGCGGCCCGATCCCGAGGACGTGGGGCGGCCCGTGGTCGTGGGCGCCGCGCGCCCCGTGGCGGGATGA
- a CDS encoding TetR/AcrR family transcriptional regulator — MADQNAPARTPHRPRSEASRRAILNASLDLCADQGYGPVTVEAIAARAGVSKKTIYRWWPSKGAVVLEALDDAANPAADFPDSGDLRTDLITQMDGLVRGLLSDRRFGQAFVGLIADTQHDPQLARDTVDDLFRPRIEDAHRRLAKARDAGQIRRDADPALVIELLYAPLYYRLLLHQGELQSADELRVLVDHVLRSVAPEPDAVPAAPDR, encoded by the coding sequence ATGGCAGACCAGAACGCACCGGCCCGGACGCCACACCGGCCTCGCAGCGAGGCGAGCCGCCGCGCCATCCTGAACGCCAGCCTGGATCTCTGCGCCGACCAGGGCTACGGCCCCGTGACGGTGGAGGCGATCGCCGCTCGGGCCGGGGTCAGCAAGAAGACCATCTACCGCTGGTGGCCCTCCAAGGGCGCGGTCGTCCTGGAGGCCCTGGACGACGCGGCGAACCCCGCCGCCGACTTCCCGGACAGCGGGGACCTGCGCACCGACCTGATCACGCAGATGGACGGTCTGGTCCGCGGGCTGTTGTCCGACCGCCGCTTCGGCCAGGCCTTCGTCGGACTGATCGCCGACACGCAGCACGACCCCCAGCTGGCCCGGGACACCGTCGACGACCTCTTCCGCCCCCGGATCGAGGACGCCCACCGCCGGCTGGCCAAGGCCCGCGACGCCGGACAGATCCGTCGGGACGCCGACCCGGCCCTGGTCATCGAGCTGCTCTACGCGCCGCTGTACTACCGGCTCCTGCTCCACCAGGGAGAGTTGCAGAGCGCCGACGAACTCCGGGTGCTCGTCGACCACGTCCTGCGATCCGTCGCACCCGAGCCGGACGCCGTCCCGGCAGCTCCGGACAGGTAG
- a CDS encoding MEDS domain-containing protein → MPTLDPVGAGDHVCWLVGPDDDFTATARAFAADGALFGEKVLLIGAPDTRWSPDGAPQGLLVDPVAERAGGAAWGAATMLDMVRQEAEAASRQGFRALRVLARMDRVWPGGVSPREIARHELDMDNLVLARTAVIVCAYHRSGFQPGTLEQAVGVHPHGLGTRAEMPGFRMYSAGTDCWSVSGVVDFEGAETFRTALEELVARSATVRLRCEDLALVDAAGMRALVDAACETPGRRIVVENADETFRRCWSLLGYDVPQIPVELAP, encoded by the coding sequence GTGCCGACTCTTGATCCCGTCGGGGCAGGCGACCACGTCTGTTGGCTGGTCGGCCCCGACGACGACTTCACCGCGACGGCCCGGGCCTTCGCCGCCGACGGCGCCCTCTTCGGTGAGAAGGTGCTGCTCATCGGCGCGCCCGACACCCGGTGGTCGCCGGACGGCGCACCTCAGGGTCTGCTGGTCGACCCCGTCGCCGAGCGCGCGGGCGGGGCGGCGTGGGGCGCGGCGACCATGCTGGACATGGTGCGCCAGGAGGCGGAGGCCGCGAGCCGCCAAGGCTTCCGGGCACTGCGGGTACTGGCCCGGATGGACCGCGTGTGGCCCGGTGGCGTGAGCCCGCGGGAGATCGCCCGGCACGAACTGGACATGGACAACCTGGTGTTGGCCAGAACGGCCGTCATCGTGTGCGCCTACCACCGTTCCGGGTTCCAGCCCGGCACCCTGGAGCAGGCCGTAGGAGTGCATCCGCACGGACTGGGCACACGAGCGGAGATGCCAGGTTTTCGGATGTACAGCGCGGGAACGGACTGCTGGAGCGTGAGCGGCGTGGTGGACTTCGAAGGCGCCGAGACCTTCCGGACCGCTCTCGAAGAACTCGTCGCCCGCTCCGCCACCGTGCGGCTGCGCTGCGAGGACCTCGCACTGGTGGACGCGGCAGGGATGCGTGCCCTGGTCGACGCGGCATGCGAGACCCCCGGCCGCCGGATCGTGGTCGAGAACGCGGACGAGACGTTCCGGCGCTGCTGGTCGCTGCTCGGTTATGACGTCCCGCAGATCCCCGTGGAGCTGGCACCGTGA
- a CDS encoding MerR family transcriptional regulator — MTANNPQAGGGSPPTGGPAGVSTGAVARRLGVSPTTIRSWERRYGIGPSHRDPGQHRRWSPDDIALLDEMCRLTSRGIPPAEAAKAARSASRPDTGDPAGDRTRTPDHGHPDDDTGSATGRRGPATAPARSPGGSRAIPLGTVSPACRGLARAAVRLDGPEIARILRLALADLGAVRAWTEVMMPSLFAAGRKWAADAEQYVEVEHLLSWHVSAALRTAAVTPTRFVQAPPALLAAMPGEEHTLPLEAVAAAMAERGLPYRMLGAAVPPRALLDAVARLGPPAVMLWSQSHHTADLPLAQQVADAQWGPAGSRGGPRVIPAGPGWRRHESGGRFAGPRTLEAALGLIEQAISDSSSPADVQVPGRQVSGSASGGHSGHGSRPS; from the coding sequence GTGACAGCGAACAACCCGCAGGCGGGAGGCGGTTCGCCCCCGACCGGTGGGCCGGCCGGCGTCTCGACCGGTGCGGTCGCCCGCCGCCTGGGCGTCTCGCCGACGACGATCCGCTCCTGGGAACGCCGCTACGGAATCGGACCGTCCCACCGCGACCCGGGTCAACACCGGCGCTGGAGCCCGGACGACATCGCCCTGCTGGACGAGATGTGCCGGCTGACCTCCCGCGGCATCCCGCCGGCCGAAGCCGCCAAGGCGGCGCGCTCGGCCAGCCGCCCGGACACCGGCGACCCGGCCGGCGACCGGACCCGCACTCCAGATCACGGCCACCCGGACGACGACACGGGATCCGCCACCGGCCGACGCGGCCCCGCCACGGCGCCCGCCCGCAGCCCGGGCGGCAGCCGCGCCATCCCGCTGGGCACCGTGAGCCCCGCCTGTCGCGGCCTCGCCCGCGCGGCCGTACGGCTCGACGGGCCCGAGATCGCCCGGATCCTGCGCCTGGCCCTCGCCGACCTGGGAGCGGTCCGGGCGTGGACCGAGGTCATGATGCCGTCCCTGTTCGCGGCCGGCCGCAAATGGGCCGCCGACGCCGAGCAGTACGTGGAGGTGGAACACCTCCTGTCCTGGCACGTCTCCGCGGCTCTGCGCACCGCCGCCGTCACCCCCACCCGCTTCGTGCAGGCGCCGCCGGCGCTGCTCGCGGCCATGCCGGGGGAGGAGCACACGCTCCCGCTGGAAGCCGTGGCAGCCGCGATGGCGGAGCGCGGACTGCCGTACCGCATGCTCGGCGCCGCCGTCCCGCCGCGGGCCCTGCTCGACGCGGTCGCCCGACTCGGCCCGCCCGCGGTGATGCTCTGGTCGCAGAGCCACCACACCGCCGACCTGCCCCTGGCACAGCAGGTCGCCGACGCGCAGTGGGGACCCGCCGGGTCGCGCGGCGGTCCCCGGGTCATCCCGGCGGGCCCCGGCTGGAGACGTCACGAGAGCGGCGGCCGCTTCGCCGGCCCGCGCACCCTCGAAGCGGCACTCGGCCTGATCGAGCAGGCCATCAGTGACTCCTCCTCGCCCGCGGACGTCCAGGTGCCGGGCCGGCAGGTCAGCGGGTCGGCTTCCGGCGGGCACTCCGGGCACGGATCGCGCCCGTCGTGA
- a CDS encoding DUF427 domain-containing protein — translation MAEHAGRAVESVWDYPRPPAVVPDERLVEVWFAGCLLASSRRALRVLETSHPPVFYLPPQDVRTALLRPARGATVCEWKGRAQYWDVESGGRAAPRAAWSYPDPLPDYRRLRDHLAFYPERVERCEVDGEAVRPQQGDFYGGWITDEIVGPFKGMPGSAGW, via the coding sequence ATGGCGGAGCACGCAGGACGAGCCGTCGAGTCGGTGTGGGACTACCCGCGGCCACCGGCCGTGGTTCCGGACGAACGCCTGGTCGAGGTCTGGTTCGCCGGGTGCCTCCTGGCGTCCAGCCGGCGGGCCCTGCGCGTCCTGGAGACCAGTCACCCGCCGGTGTTCTACCTCCCCCCGCAGGACGTGCGGACCGCGCTCCTGCGGCCCGCGCGCGGCGCGACGGTGTGCGAGTGGAAGGGCCGCGCGCAGTACTGGGACGTGGAGAGCGGGGGCCGGGCCGCGCCCCGGGCGGCCTGGAGCTACCCGGATCCGCTGCCGGACTACCGCCGCCTGCGGGACCACCTGGCGTTCTACCCGGAGCGGGTCGAACGGTGCGAGGTGGACGGCGAGGCGGTCCGACCGCAGCAGGGCGACTTCTACGGCGGCTGGATCACGGACGAGATCGTCGGGCCGTTCAAGGGCATGCCCGGGTCGGCCGGATGGTGA
- a CDS encoding DUF427 domain-containing protein yields MVRAVWNGVVLAESEDTVLVEGNHYFPAEALNREYFRPSDTTTVCSWKGTARYWTVAVDGAENPDAAWFYPEPKPEAEHVRDRVAFWRGVDVGTAE; encoded by the coding sequence ATGGTGCGCGCGGTGTGGAACGGTGTGGTGCTGGCGGAGTCGGAGGACACGGTGCTGGTGGAGGGCAACCACTACTTCCCGGCGGAGGCGCTGAACCGGGAGTACTTCCGTCCCAGCGACACCACGACGGTCTGCTCGTGGAAGGGAACCGCCCGCTACTGGACGGTGGCGGTGGACGGGGCCGAGAACCCGGACGCCGCCTGGTTCTACCCGGAGCCGAAGCCGGAGGCCGAGCACGTCCGGGACCGGGTCGCCTTCTGGCGCGGGGTCGACGTCGGCACGGCCGAGTAG